One genomic region from Siniperca chuatsi isolate FFG_IHB_CAS linkage group LG18, ASM2008510v1, whole genome shotgun sequence encodes:
- the crybb1 gene encoding beta-crystallin B1: MSQTAKSASSQGTDAKDKGAPAPAASSKATKTGEPGMGSYRIMMFDQENFQGRMIEVQNECMNVCDRGMDRVRSIIVECGPFVAFEQTNFRGEMFILEKGEYPRWDTWSNSYRSDCLMSLRPIRMDSLEHKICLYELSDFKGNKMEIQEDDVPTLWAHGFCDRVGSVRVPGGAWVGYQYPGYRGYQYLFECGDYRHYNDFCAFQPQIQSMRRIRDMQFHQRGCFTFTSASK; this comes from the exons ATGTCTCAGACCGCCAAGTCCGCCTCCAGCCAGGGCACCGATGCCAAGGACAAGGGTGCCCCAGCTCCAGCTGCCTCCAGCAAGGCCACCAAGACCGGCGAGCCCGGCATGGGATCCTACAGA ATCATGATGTTCGACCAGGAGAACTTCCAGGGCAGGATGATCGAGGTCCAGAATGAGTGTATGAACGTGTGTGACCGTGGCATGGATAGAGTGCGTAGTATCATTGTGGAGTGCGGCCC CTTTGTTGCCTTTGAGCAGACTAACTTCCGTGGGGAGATGTTCATCCTGGAGAAGGGAGAGTATCCTCGCTGGGATACCTGGAGCAACTCCTACCGCAGTGACTGCCTCATGTCCCTCAGGCCCATCCGCATG GACAGCCTGGAGCACAAGATCTGCCTGTATGAGCTCTCTGACTTCAAGGGCAACAAGATGGAGATCCAGGAGGATGATGTGCCCACCCTGTGGGCGCATGGCTTCTGCGACAGAGTGGGCAGCGTGAGGGTGCCAGGAGGAGC GTGGGTGGGTTACCAGTACCCCGGATACAGAGGCTACCAGTACCTGTTTGAGTGCGGTGACTACAGACACTACAATGACTTCTGCGCCTTCCAGCCCCAGATCCAGTCCATGCGTCGTATTAGGGACATGCAGTTCCACCAGAGGGGATGCTTCACCTTCACCTCCGCCAGCAAGTGA